DNA sequence from the Coffea arabica cultivar ET-39 unplaced genomic scaffold, Coffea Arabica ET-39 HiFi ptg000046l, whole genome shotgun sequence genome:
ACATGcatccaattccaattccaaattTTATCATGATGCATATTTTGCTTTCTTCAGAACATTATATCTCAATAACAACGTTTTTTTTAGGTGTCCCTAATGAAGTTGTGATGTGAAAATAAGTTGGTGACAAGAGATATTTGACCATGTGAAGTAGGAAAAttatgtagttttttttttttttttttggaaaagtaTGTATTGTATGTATACATGAACCAGTAAGGATTACGAGTTCCAAATTTATATTTGTTAAAGGCATTTtgattgtttaatttttttgaagtattgatattttttaaacatatttttaCTATTCAGTTTTTTCAATAAGTGTATTCGGTTTTTTAATCAACCacatgttttaaattttgtatacaaagtatactgtagcatgtgattctttttttcttatgtattgaattttataaaattaaacCACATTTTTTTATTACTTGTTTACATAAATGATACAACTTCTCGATTATTAAGGTTGATCCAGTGACTATGGGAGGACTTTTAGCGTTCTTGAATCATCGATCTAATAGTTGGGTGTCGAAAGGTttattgagagagagagagagagagtttatCAATTCAATTCTTACACGTACATTCTTCATCTCTTTGTCACTAATTTCAAATGTATGTAatgattgatttgatatacataAACTTTAAACCTATGTTTTTTAACTCGGACTGGACCGGCCGGTTGAACGGGGGAATCGGCCAGGCATCTAGTCCGAGCCTCTCCAAAAACCTACCTAACAAAAACTCGGTCAAACCTAGGTTTAACCCAAAACCATTAAACTAGTCAGAACtgggtttttccttttttctttttttgaggtaaacttttttcttttggctggctttctattttttacttttttattttcctaaattacattgaagaaaaaaatatataaatcaaGCTTAATTGATCTATCAAGCAAGATCTACTACAGATCTAACATCAAAATtcgaaaatcaaaagaaaaagtaagaaagagagggagaataaaaaggaaaaaaaatgttcaTTTAAGTTTTGAATCAAGAACTTGAAAAACATGAGAGGAAAGAATGTAAAATAATAAGATGATATGATATTTTCTTCTGGTaatggaagaaaaaaagaaaaagattaaaagcaaaaaagagATTGATAAAAAAAGAGACCCAAAAGAAGAATGAAAAAACGGAAAAAGATGGAATTCATCCGAAAAACGGCAACTCTTTAATGTTTTCAGAACAAAGTGTGATCCTAATCTAATGAACCCACTCCTAAGGCTCATCCAAACCAACCTTTGCCGGCTTCACTATTTGGTATGCCATTTCCTCAATAATGCATTTGTTGCTCCTCATCGGAGGACGATGAGGCCGGGAGACGGTATTGCTAGGTTAATGAAGTGaatgtttaataaatttttCTATTATTCTGTTTTGACCTCCAAATATTTTAAACAATTATAATTGCTCCTATAAGTTTTTCTAGAGTTTCAATTGTAGCTTTAATTTCTTTACTTCTTCAAATAGGTCTTACAAATTTAGTTCTAAGCTTATCAATTATTTACAACTTCTAAACATTAAATTTGAGATAGGTTCAAAGGGTATTGAATTATAGAATGTTTGGAAATAAAGTTTAATATATGTTATataaaattattatatatttataacatCATGATGACATCACCTGGTTCTTAGATGGGTTCGACCCGAattgaacccattgacccctgacaaTTGGGTTCGACCGAGTCACTGTCCGATCCAAGTTTCAAAACAttgttttaaatcattttgtcTAAGCTTAGATATATTACGCCCTTTAGTGTTTGGTTTGATTTGTAGTTTTTTCTAATATTATTATGTTTTCTAATAGTAGGGGAGAGAgggaaggtaaaaaaaaaactttcactATTGAAAAATATTAAAAGTTCTAATTTTAccctcatttgcattattcTAATTTTACCCTTATTTGCATTATTCTACTTGTTTTTTGTGTCAAATGGTTGAATCCTATttttagaaaacaaaaaataagattTCTTTTTGGTATTGTATCTAATAATTGCTAATTTAACGGTATAAATGTCTTTTTTATTAATGCATTTAAACATTTTGTGtttcaaattttcttgttttatttactGAAGTTAACTAAATTAAgccaaaattttattattttacttatttaacCTTACGACTTTTCAGTCTTCAAGAATTCTTGAACATTTTTCACTCTATATGTATTTTCATTTTATCTATTAAGTTCAAGcatttaatttaattgcaaaataaATAATCTCAAAAGTATTATTGATTTAGTCAATATGGGTAAAGTTGACAACGAGGATATATCCGCTGATCCTAGCAACAACTTTGCacatttctctccattttactCGTTTGTAAATCCGCCCTAGTGCAATTGGAGATGTTTTATATGAGATTTGTTTTAGTCTCCATGTTGACTATATATAATTAgctaacaagaaataagcataatatttgtttcttttttgttatcATGCAATATGACTATCTACATAATAGTATACCATCAACGGCTTCATAAACAACTATTCTACATAATCTAAATTACTAACCACATGTCTCCTTACTTTAGTTAGAAATCAAGCACAAAATAGCACAACTAACTAGTGTTGGGGAACAATACACGCATACATACGTATAATATATGAGTTTAAAGTATATCAAGATTATTCTAATTTGGAGGTTTTCAGGCATTCAATTACTTATAGGATCTTTAAACACTCAATCATTGTAGATTAACAGTGCCTCATTTGAGTTGCCATTTTTTctgtctcaaaaaaaaaaatttttttatgaacacattttttaatcatatttttatctcatatatatcaagtCACTATATTATATTTTAGAAAACAACAATCCAAATAGGCTCACGTAGTAAACTTTTATAGCAAAAAATAACTATACCAAACTTTCTAAAAGTGATCTGATTATTCCAATAGTAGTATTAATTTCGACACAAGCAGATGAGACTAGTTTTGCTACAGGATATGTGTGAGTCCAAGATATAAAAGGTATCAATCATAACGTAATCCTCCATACGTTTTTTCTTCTGCTTCTTGTATGTTTATTTAGTTAATTAGCGAAATTGTTAGGAGATATGCCAAGTGCCAACAACTATATCAACCCCCTCTAAAAAAGAGGGCGAATGAACAATAAGAATTCCCCataagaagaggaaaaatgtGTAAGTcgaactttcttttattttttttttttggtgcgaGTAAATGTGACTTTCATAATAACTTTTAAAATGTTTAAAAGCAGTCACCAGAACTTTCTTCTTTCAGGGGGTAAATTTATTTTAAGGTTAGAACTTAGAAATGTACAAGAGAAATAGATATCAGTaaggctgcaaacgagccgaaccgagtcgagttttgagctaatcgagccgagtctcgactgaattttaccaagctcgagctcgacgagccggcaattttcgagctcgagttcgactcgaatcaagtcgagccgagctcgaaaaaaataaaaataattattttattttttaaaaaataaataaaataatattttttttgttaataaataataaaatattaagaatatatatgtaattttattatgaaaataaaaaataaaaaaaatatataatatacgtaattttattattaaataaaaataaaaataaaataaaaatatatatatactcaagctcgcgagccgaCTCGGGAgctaacgagtttaatattctgagctcgagttcgagttcgagtttgactcgagccggCTCGAACTCGACGCGAGCTCGATATTAATCGCGAGcggttcgattcgtttgcagccctgaCAGTAACGAATAAAATGATACGGCATAAGAAGTCAATGAGGAAATTTTACgttatcaaaaacaaaaaaaaacaaaaaaagaaaaaggataagaGGGATTGGGTTGAAGTTTGTTGGGAAATCGGTCTAGAAAGGAAACGGCGTCGTTCTCCAGAAGACGGGATTTCATATTTTCATCGGGTGCTAACCTTGCTTGCAGGGTAGTTGCCAAGGCTTCGGAAGACTTcgaaaaaatggaagaaagagACAAGGAAAAGGCGAAAGGAAGCGAGAGATGGACTGCAGCGATCACGAATTTATCAGAGATAGCGGCTAATCTCGATTCACTTCAGAAGCTACTAATGAAGAAGGCTGTATATGTTGACGAAGAGACTTTCGCCAAAGCCTCTCTCAGCTCTGAGCAAGCTCGAACTATCAAGGCACTTCTTTGGCTACCGTTATCAATTTGATTAATCTTATCTACTCTATATTATTGGATTCTTTGAATATTCATGCAGTATTTGACTAATTATATTCTGGGTTTTCCTTGATTTGGTATGTTTTGTTGGAAAACTGCTTTCGTTTAGAATTTATTTATATGATATTTAAGCTAAAGTATCTCAGATTTTGTTCTAATTCACTGAATATATCTTATTGGACTGCTGGAAAGATTGAATGTTTGTTTTTTTAATTGACTACGTTCACCTACTGTTGTCGGGCAATTTTACTGTGATATtccttttcatttatttgttttttttttcttctgctTCATAAATGGGATGGTTATAATTGGAGTTTCTTGGCtttttgttccttgcattgatGATTGATTTGGTTATTGACATGGTATTGAGGTGATCTCCACTTGTCTGCACTAGAGCTGTTGATTTTGGTCAGTATAAACTTCTAAACCAGACTTAGTATAGTTTGTTTTCTGCGTTCAAGCTGTATCTTTTAGCTATATGATTCAATGTTGTTAAATAGATGTCGGATTGCATGCTTTTGTTGCTTGTGAGATTTATGCAGCTTCAGGCGGCAATCAGATGTAAAATTCAAGTGCTTGGCAAACCAAAGAGCGCATATATCTGTGCACTATTACATATTATAGTTAGAGCAACATGTACCTATTGCCGCATAAGAGAAggacaaaaagaagaaaatgtatCAATTGTTACTGGGGTTGATACTGATTTAGAAGCCGACTTGATCATAAAAGGATTACAATGAGTTCACTTTAAAGTGATATTGTTCTTTGCTATTTGAAGggtaatttaattttctgaagCAAGGATCTTCAATAAATGTAAGAGAATCTGAAAGACACGATGCTTTAGGTGGATCATAATGCACAAAACTGAAGGTTACAGATCAGTTTGGCCCTGATCAACTGACATGTATGGGTCACTGGCCATTCAGACTAGCATCAAAGGAATTCTCGATAGAACAAATACTTCAAAGGAAAGTATACTAAGTATACACTTATATTCCATAAGTCATGTGATTCAAAATAACACTAGGTTGTTTGAAAATGAGTACGTTCTTGCAAATTTCTCATAGACCAAACCATatacttattgtttgattaccTTGTGTTACCATTGGTTTGTTATGATTATGGATAAAGGCCACGGAGTTTTATATCTCTATGAAGTTCATTGCTGaaaaatctagtttcaaatccTTGTGTTCCAACTACAAATAATGATCAGCTTTTAATTCTATTAAAGGACTGAAATTCTGACTGAGGTGAGCATATTGATGGGCTGTTTTCAAATGGCAGGTTCTTGAACAAAGAGTTGAGACCTTGGAACGGGAGTTAGATGCTGCCATATCTGCTGCAGCCCGTGCACGAAATGAAAAACGACAGGCTGAGGCAGCACAGAAAGCTGCCGAACTACGTGCTTTGGAGGTTACGAGAGAGCTTGAGAACACTACAagtacattttcttttctctcctttagTGTGGAATAAGCACCTTATGCGTCATTAAAGAAGAGAAATGGAATCAATTGTGTTCTAGGAGATTCTTGACCAAAATAAGCTGTGGTCATAATATAAGTTCTAGTAAAAGTTTACATCTatttctttacctttacctaGTGCATTTGTCCTGTATTATTGAAGAACTTCATCCATTAAGGTAAGTGTGCTGTACTCTGGTTATGTTGGGGTGATTGCTTGTGTTGTTGGGACTCTGACAGTACTTTAAAAGCCTGCTTGTTATGCAATCTTGATCGGTGGAAACTTTTGGTGTTACATGGGCATCTGCTTCTGATGGAAGTTCATATTGCAAagcttttgtctcatttgcaatATTTCCACCTACAATCTTCAGATTAAAAGGTCTTTGTAGTAATTATTCATTAAGGTTAAGTTGGTTAAGTTTTTCTGATTTATGACTTATACAGTCTCAGCAAATAAAGACCCCATACTGTTCTCATGCTTGGGGGAATGGGTACATAATCAGGTTTTCCAAAACCTATCCCGAATTTATGGTCAGATCATGTAATGAAGGAGtaagttgaaaactaaattgCTTCTCCATCTTGTAGTTTCTTTGCTTTGAGCCTTTGTGCAGTGAACTTTCTTGTTTAGATCCTAAAGtaattctagatatttttataagttgcTTCCTTTGTCTGTCTCAGATGAACCCtgaattttctctctttctaaAATTGGATTTTAATAGGCTAAAAATCTAAATGCTTTCCCAAAAGTCACAAAGAGCTAGCCTAGTGCCTGTTCCTGCCTTTTAATTTACGTTGGGCTACATGCAATGCCGCTTCAGTATGTTGATGTTAAAAGTAAtgagtgcaatttttggaaataACTGCATGGGAAGGTGAAGGTGAACTGCATCATCTAGCTGTTTTAGACCCAAAATAAGAGTCTGGAGCAGGCTTTAGCTGATTTGGTCATCTCCTGTTATGCATACCTTGCGTCAGTTTTCTATTCTTCTGGCCCCAGCCTTCAGAAAGTTATTGAGGTCTTTCTGCAATTTTGGTGATGGCCATGTTATTTCCTATTTAATGTGAAGACTATAAGCTAACAAATATGAGAGAAGTTTCTCTTTGTCACACAATACTAAATCTTGTAGTTATAAGATTGCTTGTGACAGTTGCTTTCACCCTAATAtgtttctcttttgcagaaGTATTTGAATTGCACATGGAAGAGTTGCGAGCAAAGCAAGAAGAAATTTCTAAGCGGGACAATGAAATTAAGCTCCTAGAAGCTATAATTCAGACACTCGGAGGCAGAGAGTCACTCAAATGATTAAGATCCATCTTATCACTCCAGTATGTTGTTCATTCTTTGCTGGGAAACGAATAGCAGGATGTCTGTATACGTCTCTTCATGTATATTACTAATTCTTGGAAGGAGTTCTGGAGAAGTAATTCTGAAAATATAACCGTTACTCTATTCTGCTTAACATCTTATTAACCTGGTTGACTTCCACGATCCTACTATGCCACTTGTGCCCCTAGATGGCTATTGTTTTCGTGATTGTTATTGGTCCAATAACATAATTCATTGTTGCTCCTTGTCTGGAGATTGTTATGCACTcccctttttatctttttctcccCCTAAATTGAGGAATTGGCTACTTTATCAGTAAATTTTTGTGCTACAATGAGATTTGTGCTGCAGGTGGATAGTTCCACTAGAGCAGGAACAAGAGATACGGTCTTGAACATGAGATTAAGAATGCTACAGCTGACTATTTTGAGAAATGTCAAGTAAAGAAATGATGCAGCAGCACCTCTAGTTGAACTTCTACATACTGCTCAATCTTTCTGTGAAAGTGTTGGGGCAGCCCTCCAACACTCCATTCATGTGCTGGCAAAGTCTTTCTGATGACGGGCGCCAAGGCTGAATGCTAATACATGTATACTATTGAAAGTAAAATAACATATCGTCAAGACATCCTAAAACTAAGATAAGTCTGAGTCAATTGAGGAACGCTGGCAAGTGACATCCATAATGTATTGCTTTTATGATATGAACTTCCCAATTTGAGCTTGGGAAAGTCTACAAGTCTGCAAACTAAGACTAGATGGAAACGAAATTTGATTTACATTCAGAAAGTAACACATTATTTTCCTTAAAGGGGCAATGAAACATGGCCTTATTGGTTAGATGCTCCATTTGTTGAAACTAAGA
Encoded proteins:
- the LOC113731679 gene encoding uncharacterized protein, giving the protein MEERDKEKAKGSERWTAAITNLSEIAANLDSLQKLLMKKAVYVDEETFAKASLSSEQARTIKVLEQRVETLERELDAAISAAARARNEKRQAEAAQKAAELRALEVTRELENTTKVFELHMEELRAKQEEISKRDNEIKLLEAIIQTLGGRESLK